Proteins from one Brevibacillus humidisoli genomic window:
- the cmpA gene encoding cortex morphogenetic protein CmpA, translating to MPQWMRKQLQRAFLGKDVRQIRLLNSCWFLYLEKHVSRPQE from the coding sequence ATGCCACAGTGGATGCGCAAGCAACTGCAGCGTGCTTTTTTAGGGAAAGATGTTAGACAAATCCGCTTGTTAAACAGTTGTTGGTTCCTATACTTAGAAAAACATGTGAGCCGTCCTCAAGAGTAG
- the tsaB gene encoding tRNA (adenosine(37)-N6)-threonylcarbamoyltransferase complex dimerization subunit type 1 TsaB: MRILAIDTSNLVLSVAVVDETRMLGEWTTNKQKDHSVRLMDGIAQLLETLELEPEQLDGIAVAHGPGSYTGVRIGVAAAKSMAWSLGIPVVGVSSLEVVAANALGFAGAVVPLFDARRGQVYTACYRSKHTDAWDTVLPERIILLDEWLSLLAESLDQESILFLGDDTALHQETIRSRLIGRACFAPPAFNHARAAHLGWIGLQRLVRDADPHLLNPEYLQMAEAEAKWLAKQGQ; this comes from the coding sequence GTGCGCATCTTGGCGATTGATACATCCAACCTGGTGCTGAGTGTAGCCGTAGTCGATGAGACACGTATGCTTGGCGAGTGGACGACCAATAAGCAAAAGGATCATTCCGTCCGTCTCATGGACGGGATTGCACAACTGTTGGAGACATTGGAGTTGGAACCCGAACAGTTGGACGGGATTGCGGTTGCTCACGGACCAGGTTCCTATACCGGAGTGAGAATCGGAGTGGCAGCGGCCAAAAGCATGGCTTGGTCGCTGGGCATTCCGGTTGTTGGAGTCTCTAGTTTGGAAGTAGTAGCCGCAAACGCACTCGGTTTTGCAGGAGCTGTCGTTCCCCTGTTCGATGCGCGGCGAGGACAGGTGTATACCGCCTGCTACCGCTCGAAACATACCGATGCATGGGACACGGTGCTGCCTGAGCGGATTATCCTGCTGGACGAGTGGCTCTCACTACTAGCGGAATCACTGGATCAGGAATCGATTCTGTTCCTTGGCGATGATACTGCACTGCACCAGGAGACGATCCGTTCCCGACTGATAGGTCGTGCCTGTTTTGCTCCTCCTGCCTTCAATCACGCCCGGGCTGCCCATCTCGGTTGGATCGGTTTACAGCGGCTGGTTCGTGATGCCGACCCCCATCTGCTCAATCCCGAGTATCTGCAGATGGCGGAAGCAGAGGCAAAATGGCTGGCAAAACAAGGACAGTAG
- a CDS encoding SprT family protein produces MTDQELQTLVEEISLTFFGKPFRHHARFNRRLRTTGGRYLLASHDIELNPLHLAEHGEAELISIIKHELCHYHLHLAGQGYRHADRDFQILLSEVGGSRYCKRVGKAGKPADYKYELRCRECGMSYKRRRKMNPARYVCGRCRGRLQLFSLGDGTNSAAQSGK; encoded by the coding sequence ATGACCGATCAAGAACTGCAGACACTGGTGGAAGAAATCTCGCTCACCTTTTTCGGCAAGCCGTTTCGCCATCATGCTCGCTTTAATCGACGGTTGCGGACAACCGGTGGACGTTATCTGCTGGCTTCACACGATATCGAACTAAATCCGCTTCATCTGGCTGAGCACGGAGAAGCGGAATTGATCAGTATTATCAAGCACGAACTGTGTCACTACCACCTTCATTTGGCCGGACAGGGGTATAGACACGCAGATCGTGATTTCCAGATACTGTTGAGCGAGGTGGGCGGGTCTCGCTACTGCAAACGGGTCGGAAAAGCGGGAAAACCTGCCGATTATAAATATGAACTGCGCTGTCGGGAATGCGGCATGTCCTACAAGCGCAGACGCAAGATGAATCCGGCACGTTACGTATGCGGACGATGCCGGGGGCGTCTGCAGTTGTTTTCACTCGGTGACGGGACCAACTCTGCCGCGCAAAGTGGAAAGTGA
- the sigB gene encoding RNA polymerase sigma factor SigB, with amino-acid sequence MSTNSPKQKWSSEELDQLLAAYQQDYNKDIQNILCAHYRPLVESLASRFSRGQEPQEDLVQVGMIGLLAAFRRYNSGYGRSFESFAIPTVVGEIKRYIRDKTWSVYVPRRIKELGPKIKKAVDELTAQMQCSPQIADIARYMNVSEEEVLETMEMGRNYHSLSVDSEIETDSDGSTITLLDLIGREDSGYTSIEDEITLSKALQVLTPREKAIIHLTFYENMSQKQAGDVLGISQMHVSRLQRRALMKLREALRASEWVEERQRGGFG; translated from the coding sequence ATGTCGACGAACAGTCCAAAGCAAAAATGGAGTAGCGAGGAACTGGACCAACTGCTCGCCGCCTACCAGCAAGACTACAACAAGGATATCCAGAACATCTTGTGTGCGCACTATCGGCCGTTGGTGGAATCCCTGGCCAGTCGCTTTTCCCGGGGACAGGAGCCACAGGAAGACCTTGTGCAAGTCGGTATGATCGGGCTGCTGGCCGCCTTTCGACGGTACAACAGCGGCTATGGTCGCAGTTTTGAGAGTTTTGCGATCCCCACCGTAGTGGGTGAGATCAAGCGGTACATACGGGACAAAACCTGGAGCGTGTACGTTCCCCGGCGGATCAAGGAGCTGGGGCCCAAGATCAAGAAAGCTGTGGATGAGCTGACCGCTCAGATGCAGTGCTCCCCTCAGATCGCCGATATTGCTCGCTACATGAACGTAAGCGAAGAAGAGGTTTTGGAGACGATGGAGATGGGGCGCAACTACCACTCTTTGTCAGTCGACAGTGAAATCGAGACAGACAGTGACGGAAGCACGATCACCCTGTTGGATCTCATCGGCAGGGAAGATTCAGGGTATACCAGTATTGAAGATGAAATCACCCTTTCGAAAGCCCTGCAGGTACTCACTCCACGTGAGAAGGCAATTATCCATCTAACTTTTTATGAAAACATGAGCCAAAAACAAGCAGGTGACGTGCTCGGCATCTCACAGATGCACGTATCTCGGTTGCAGCGAAGAGCGCTGATGAAACTGCGAGAGGCGCTTCGGGCGAGCGAATGGGTAGAGGAAAGACAGCGGGGGGGCTTCGGATAA
- a CDS encoding hydrolase/acyltransferase → MRYLLLADSDRLCFVSLPDSYMYQLVALIKRLYKEIDKLTSEEKPPLPKLIAECGSLDLYADDCPVLPGLTYVSELEQRFARLPETQYPLISLLTEIRALQAQLEFLQEEEESLG, encoded by the coding sequence ATGCGATACCTTTTGTTGGCGGACTCCGACCGGCTCTGCTTTGTCAGTCTGCCGGACTCATATATGTACCAGTTGGTCGCCTTGATCAAGCGGTTATACAAGGAGATTGACAAACTAACCAGTGAAGAAAAACCACCTTTGCCTAAGCTGATTGCCGAATGCGGCAGTCTGGATCTATACGCCGATGACTGTCCTGTGCTGCCGGGCTTGACATACGTGAGCGAACTGGAACAGCGCTTTGCCAGGTTGCCGGAAACGCAGTATCCGCTCATCTCGCTGCTGACAGAAATTCGCGCGCTTCAGGCGCAGCTCGAATTCCTGCAGGAAGAAGAGGAATCACTGGGCTAA
- a CDS encoding Tex family protein — protein sequence MEEKQMGLVIAQELGIQPKQAEHTIALLDEGNTVPFIARYRKEMTGQLDETLIRQIDERVRYLRNLSVRKEEVLRLIDEQGKLTEELAESIQQATKLQEVEDLYRPFRQKRRTRATAAKEKGLEPLADYLLTLPTAGEPAEEAARYVDADKGVETAEDALQGAMDIIAELVSDDADVRKWIRQITQEKGTIQTEQKEAEQDGKNVYEMYYQYSEPVKKVVPHRVLAINRGEREGILKVAIEAPVDEILRYLRQRYIPRETVVRPILEEAIDDAYKRLITPSIEREVRGLLTEAAEERAIHIFAENLRNLLLQPPLKGKRVLGVDPAYRTGCKLAAVDETGKLLEVAVVYPTPPQKKVVEAKEKVKQMIADHRLTIAAIGNGTASRETEQFVADVIKELNQPDLFYIIVNEAGASVYSASELAKEEFPQLDVAERSAVSIARRLQDPLAELVKIDPKSVGVGQYQHDVSQARLAESLQFVVESAVNHVGVDVNTASASLLQYVSGINKQVAANIVKHREENGSFTNRVQLKKVSRLGAKTYEQCIGFLRIVDGENPLDKTPIHPESYAATTQLLSSLSIRPEEIGSPQCRELLQTVDVSATAAQLGIGEPTLNDIIQSLLRPGRDPRDELPKPLLHKDVLQLSDLREGMKLQGTIRNVVDFGAFVDIGLKNDGLVHISQMRKGFVKHPLDVVTVGDIVDVWVLEIDERRQRVGLTMIDPGS from the coding sequence ATGGAAGAGAAGCAGATGGGACTTGTGATTGCACAAGAGCTGGGGATTCAGCCAAAGCAGGCAGAGCATACAATCGCCCTCTTGGATGAGGGTAATACGGTACCGTTTATTGCCCGTTACCGTAAGGAGATGACCGGACAACTGGACGAAACTCTGATTCGTCAGATCGATGAACGGGTCCGTTATCTGCGCAACCTCTCCGTACGGAAAGAAGAGGTACTGCGGCTGATCGACGAACAGGGAAAGCTGACCGAAGAATTGGCTGAGTCGATTCAGCAGGCGACCAAGCTGCAGGAAGTGGAAGATCTGTACCGTCCGTTCCGACAAAAGCGGCGAACCAGGGCGACAGCAGCCAAGGAAAAGGGATTAGAGCCACTTGCTGACTACTTGCTCACTCTGCCGACAGCAGGCGAACCGGCAGAGGAAGCGGCTCGCTACGTTGATGCCGACAAAGGTGTAGAGACGGCGGAGGATGCCCTGCAGGGTGCGATGGATATCATAGCCGAACTCGTATCAGATGACGCCGATGTACGGAAATGGATCCGTCAGATCACGCAGGAGAAGGGCACGATCCAGACCGAGCAGAAGGAAGCGGAGCAGGACGGCAAAAACGTGTACGAGATGTACTATCAATACAGTGAGCCAGTAAAAAAAGTGGTGCCGCATCGCGTGTTAGCCATCAATCGAGGAGAGCGCGAAGGCATCTTGAAAGTGGCGATTGAAGCACCGGTCGATGAGATCCTGCGATATCTCAGACAGCGTTATATTCCGCGGGAGACAGTGGTTCGTCCCATCTTGGAAGAAGCGATCGATGACGCGTACAAGCGGCTGATCACCCCCTCGATTGAACGGGAAGTGAGGGGACTGCTCACAGAGGCTGCGGAAGAGAGGGCGATCCACATCTTCGCTGAGAATTTGCGAAACTTGCTGTTGCAGCCGCCGCTGAAAGGGAAGCGAGTCCTGGGAGTGGACCCGGCTTACCGCACCGGCTGCAAGCTGGCGGCCGTGGATGAGACGGGTAAACTGCTGGAGGTGGCTGTGGTATACCCGACTCCGCCACAAAAAAAGGTGGTAGAAGCGAAAGAGAAAGTAAAACAGATGATTGCCGACCACCGTCTGACGATCGCCGCGATCGGAAATGGCACGGCTTCACGCGAGACAGAGCAGTTTGTGGCAGATGTGATCAAAGAGCTCAATCAACCTGATCTGTTCTACATCATTGTCAATGAAGCTGGAGCTTCCGTCTACTCTGCCTCGGAGCTGGCCAAAGAGGAGTTTCCACAGCTAGATGTTGCCGAGCGCAGTGCCGTATCGATTGCTCGCCGACTGCAGGATCCGCTGGCTGAACTGGTAAAAATCGACCCCAAATCGGTCGGGGTGGGTCAGTATCAGCACGATGTGTCACAGGCACGACTGGCGGAAAGTTTGCAGTTTGTGGTAGAATCAGCGGTCAATCACGTCGGAGTCGATGTGAACACGGCTTCTGCTTCTCTGCTGCAATACGTTTCCGGAATCAATAAACAGGTTGCGGCCAATATCGTCAAACACCGCGAAGAGAACGGCAGCTTCACCAATCGGGTGCAACTGAAAAAGGTGTCGCGGTTAGGCGCCAAGACGTACGAGCAGTGTATCGGTTTCTTGCGCATCGTCGATGGAGAGAATCCTTTGGACAAGACACCGATTCATCCCGAATCATATGCGGCTACAACGCAACTGCTGTCCTCGCTGAGCATCCGTCCGGAGGAGATCGGCAGTCCACAGTGTCGAGAGCTGCTGCAGACTGTAGATGTGTCAGCAACTGCAGCACAACTGGGTATTGGCGAACCGACGCTGAACGATATCATCCAAAGTCTGCTTCGCCCAGGACGCGATCCACGTGACGAACTGCCAAAGCCGCTGCTCCACAAGGATGTCCTGCAACTCAGCGATCTGAGGGAAGGGATGAAGCTGCAGGGCACCATTCGCAACGTGGTCGACTTTGGGGCGTTTGTAGACATTGGACTGAAAAATGACGGTCTCGTTCACATCTCCCAGATGAGGAAAGGTTTTGTCAAGCATCCGCTGGACGTCGTAACCGTAGGGGACATAGTCGATGTCTGGGTGCTGGAGATCGACGAGCGGCGTCAGCGTGTGGGTCTGACGATGATCGATCCCGGCAGTTGA
- the tsaD gene encoding tRNA (adenosine(37)-N6)-threonylcarbamoyltransferase complex transferase subunit TsaD, translating to MKSGRPTLLLGIETSCDETSAAVVQDGTTILSNVIASQAEIHKRFGGVVPEVASRRHVENITLTVEEALRQADKKLEDIAAIAVTHGPGLVGALLVGIAAAKAISFARGIPLIGVHHIAGHIYANRLITELSFPLIALVVSGGHTELVLMREHGSFEILGRTRDDAAGEAYDKVARALALPYPGGPQIDRLSREGMASIPLPRAWLEPGSYDFSFSGLKSAVLNTLHNAKQRGETIPPADLAASFQESVVEVLVEKTIRAATEYKAQQVLLAGGVAANQALRDQLAARCAKAELPLVIPPLCLCTDNAAMIAAAGHISYLRGKFASLDLNGVPGLPLSDL from the coding sequence ATAAAATCAGGCCGACCGACGCTGCTGCTTGGCATTGAGACCAGTTGTGACGAGACCTCGGCCGCCGTGGTCCAAGATGGCACGACGATCCTCTCCAACGTGATCGCCTCCCAAGCAGAGATTCATAAGCGCTTTGGCGGTGTCGTGCCGGAAGTTGCCTCACGACGTCACGTGGAAAACATCACGCTTACCGTAGAGGAGGCGCTTCGCCAAGCGGATAAAAAGCTGGAGGACATCGCGGCAATCGCTGTCACACATGGTCCCGGACTGGTAGGTGCGCTTCTCGTAGGGATTGCCGCCGCCAAGGCGATTTCGTTTGCCCGCGGCATCCCACTGATTGGCGTTCATCATATTGCCGGTCATATCTATGCCAACCGCCTGATCACAGAGCTTTCCTTTCCGCTGATCGCGCTGGTCGTATCCGGCGGGCATACGGAATTGGTGCTGATGCGCGAACACGGCAGCTTTGAAATCCTGGGGCGGACGCGTGACGATGCTGCCGGTGAAGCCTACGACAAGGTAGCGAGAGCACTCGCTCTGCCATACCCCGGTGGACCGCAGATCGACCGGTTGTCCCGGGAGGGCATGGCTTCGATTCCGCTACCGCGTGCCTGGCTGGAGCCGGGTTCGTACGATTTCAGCTTCAGCGGTCTGAAGTCGGCGGTATTAAATACGCTCCACAATGCGAAGCAGCGCGGCGAGACGATCCCGCCTGCCGATTTGGCCGCCAGCTTCCAGGAATCCGTAGTGGAGGTACTGGTGGAAAAAACGATTCGCGCCGCCACGGAGTACAAGGCGCAGCAGGTTCTGCTGGCGGGAGGCGTCGCAGCAAATCAAGCACTCCGTGACCAGTTGGCTGCCCGCTGTGCAAAGGCAGAACTGCCGCTAGTCATTCCTCCATTGTGCCTTTGTACGGACAATGCTGCGATGATTGCGGCTGCCGGCCATATTTCCTATCTGCGGGGGAAGTTCGCCTCGCTCGACTTAAACGGTGTGCCCGGCTTGCCGCTTTCTGATTTATAG
- the rimI gene encoding ribosomal protein S18-alanine N-acetyltransferase, which translates to MGQTIPVRFRLMTLDDVEWVGELERLAFPTPWPTDAFVNELTINKHARYVVAEVEGQVIAYCGMWLLVDEAHITNVAVHPHYRGRGIGERLMRQMMGLALLQGGEKMTLEVRPSNHSARRLYKKLGFMEHGIRRKYYTDNDEDAIIMWVNLREQEN; encoded by the coding sequence ATGGGGCAGACGATTCCGGTCCGGTTTCGTCTCATGACACTAGATGACGTAGAGTGGGTTGGGGAATTGGAGCGATTGGCCTTTCCCACACCGTGGCCGACGGATGCTTTTGTCAACGAACTGACGATCAACAAACACGCCCGATATGTAGTAGCCGAAGTAGAGGGGCAGGTCATCGCCTACTGTGGCATGTGGCTGCTCGTGGATGAAGCGCACATCACCAACGTCGCCGTCCATCCCCATTACCGCGGACGGGGAATCGGTGAGCGGCTGATGCGGCAGATGATGGGCTTGGCCCTGTTGCAAGGTGGGGAAAAGATGACGCTGGAAGTGCGGCCCAGCAACCATAGCGCGCGCCGCCTCTACAAAAAGCTCGGTTTCATGGAGCACGGGATTCGCAGGAAGTACTATACGGACAATGACGAAGATGCCATTATCATGTGGGTGAATTTACGTGAACAAGAAAACTGA
- the tsaE gene encoding tRNA (adenosine(37)-N6)-threonylcarbamoyltransferase complex ATPase subunit type 1 TsaE yields MQNTYSWTFQDVGETQRFAERLAALLVPGDFLALEGDLGAGKTTFTQGLARGLQIDEVVNSPTFTIVKEYHGRLPLYHIDVYRVSDDPDSLDLDPYFFGDGVCVVEWASLIERWLPGERLTITLRHEGEQKRHCELTAQGDRYETLCKELDGSAHLGD; encoded by the coding sequence ATGCAGAATACATACAGCTGGACATTTCAGGACGTCGGGGAGACACAGCGGTTTGCCGAGCGATTGGCGGCGCTGCTTGTTCCCGGCGACTTTCTCGCTCTGGAGGGTGATCTGGGAGCGGGCAAAACCACGTTTACCCAGGGATTGGCGCGCGGTCTGCAGATTGATGAGGTGGTCAACAGTCCTACCTTTACCATTGTCAAAGAGTATCACGGTCGGCTGCCGCTCTATCACATCGATGTGTATCGGGTGAGTGACGATCCTGATTCGCTCGACCTGGACCCATACTTTTTCGGAGATGGCGTATGTGTCGTAGAATGGGCCTCCCTGATCGAGCGGTGGCTGCCAGGAGAGCGGTTGACCATAACGCTGCGCCACGAGGGTGAACAGAAGCGTCACTGCGAACTGACAGCGCAAGGAGACCGATACGAAACACTTTGTAAGGAGTTGGACGGTAGTGCGCATCTTGGCGATTGA
- the thiL gene encoding thiamine-phosphate kinase: MRERVLAVAKDEFSLIRRWTSRASNQEGAGLSVGIGDDAAVFTVPDGMEVIACCDAMIETVHFLRETMAPADIGYKAIMSTISDVAAMGGIPRYALVTMGLSADWTAEECDRIYDGIYEALALYGMQLIGGDTVSTPDALHLSVSVLGEVERGRALRRSAARPGDVVFTTGRLGESAAGLHALLAAARTDREPDQEWETLYAAHRRPQAAVHAGRLLLTSGAAGALNDISDGLASELWEIAEASKVHITIEQERLPISETLRRYAAAVGHDPYRWIFYGGEDYQLVGTVDREAADGLQRQFAEHGLSLVCIGRVIEGESEPGITLCEPQGRSRPLGKEGFNHFSGAVE, from the coding sequence ATGCGGGAAAGGGTGTTGGCGGTGGCAAAAGATGAGTTTTCCCTCATCCGCCGCTGGACGAGTCGCGCCTCCAATCAGGAAGGAGCAGGCTTATCTGTGGGAATAGGAGACGATGCTGCCGTCTTCACCGTTCCGGACGGGATGGAGGTCATCGCCTGCTGTGACGCGATGATTGAGACGGTTCATTTTCTGCGGGAGACGATGGCACCCGCTGATATCGGCTATAAAGCGATCATGAGTACGATTAGCGATGTCGCCGCCATGGGGGGAATTCCTCGCTATGCACTGGTGACGATGGGGTTGTCGGCGGATTGGACGGCAGAGGAATGCGATCGGATTTACGATGGTATCTATGAAGCGCTCGCTCTTTACGGAATGCAGTTGATTGGCGGGGACACCGTATCGACGCCTGATGCGCTCCACTTGTCCGTCAGTGTGCTGGGCGAGGTGGAACGAGGAAGAGCGCTGCGTCGTTCTGCGGCTAGACCCGGAGATGTTGTTTTTACCACTGGGAGGCTTGGCGAGTCTGCTGCCGGTTTACACGCCTTGCTGGCAGCAGCTCGCACAGATCGTGAGCCGGACCAGGAGTGGGAAACCCTGTACGCGGCCCATCGACGTCCGCAAGCAGCGGTCCATGCTGGGCGTCTGCTGCTCACTTCCGGCGCCGCAGGTGCTTTGAACGACATCAGTGATGGCTTGGCCTCGGAATTATGGGAGATCGCAGAAGCGAGCAAGGTCCATATCACGATCGAGCAAGAGCGTCTGCCGATATCGGAGACGCTGCGTCGATACGCTGCTGCTGTTGGGCACGATCCATATCGCTGGATCTTTTACGGTGGCGAGGATTATCAATTGGTCGGCACGGTAGATCGGGAAGCTGCCGATGGACTGCAGCGGCAGTTTGCGGAGCACGGACTCTCTCTTGTCTGCATCGGTCGCGTGATCGAGGGGGAGAGTGAGCCGGGAATCACGCTGTGCGAACCGCAGGGTAGAAGCAGGCCGCTTGGCAAGGAAGGCTTCAATCACTTTTCCGGTGCTGTTGAATGA